The following is a genomic window from Haloarcula sp. DT43.
TGCATCTTCCGAAGGCAGTAGTACAGAGTATAGACCCACGTTTTCCCAGAGGCTGTTGAGGTGGCCACACAGACGTTGTTATCCGCCTTGAGTTCTTCAATTGCTGTCGCTTGGTGGCTGTACAGGTCGGTGTCCAGTTTTGAAGCCAGTGGGTCCGGCAGTACAGTCTCGGCGGGAACATGGTCGGCATCCCGAGCAGTGTCGACGATGCTATCCACCAGCTGTTCATCGTACTCCGGAAATGTCTGTTCGAGCGTTTCAGTGTTCAATACGTCCGCCAGCGACGTGTGTTCCTGACTCATTGTTTAGAAATCACTTAGTGTGCCCTGCGAGCTGGTCTTCGAGGACGAGGACGCAGTCCCCCCATTCCCGCCCCCTCTGCTCATTCGATTAGTCGTGTCCCGAATCGTATCGTAGACGTACGCTAGTGCCCGAACGTCGTTCTCACAGTACCGCTTGTGTCGGTCCCAGTCCAGTTCGGTCGCCTGACAGGGGTTTTCAGCGTACCGCTGGAAGAGCCGCCCGACCTCCGCACCAGTGAGCCCTGTATCGGCCGAATCCCAGCCCAATGCCGGAGCAACATCGTCCAGCTTGTTCGTCACTCCCGGGAGCAGTGCGTTGTTCTCAGAGACCACCCAATCGTAGAGATCGAATTTCCAGGCATCCTGCCAGACAGCCAGATATTCCGGACAGTGTTCTGTGACATGCTCCTCAATCACTGGGAAATCAAACTCCCAGCCATTGTAGGCCACGATTGGACGATTGTCCCCAAATTCACTGAGCCAGGAAAGAAACATCTCGAGCGCTTGTGCTGGGTTGGTGGGGTCGGTCTCAATAAAGGACATATACCGTTCCTCTGGCTCCCTGATCAGTACCCCAATGAGCCAGACCATCGTCGGGTTGAGCCCATCCGTCTCAATGTCGATGAAAATCGGATCCGAGGTTGGCAGACTTGCGTCCGGCGCCTTCCTGACTTCACCCGCTGCCAATACTTGGGCCGATTCGATAATCGTGCGAGCGAGTGAGTCACCGATGCCAGAGAGGTCGGCGATCTCACGAACGGAAGCTGTCGCTAATTCGCCTCTCGAGTGGATACCAGCCTCGCGTAGCGTCTGCAGGCGTGACGCTCCAACCTGTGTTACTGCCCGGAGACCGAAGTCGCCGAGTTTTCTGGTTCGACTCCCAGTGAGCCCGCCTTTTTGTAATTGGAAGTGTGCCACGCCAGCTTGCGTGGTCCCTTGCTGCTCGTTTGCCCCCGGCATCACTCCCTGTACATCAACCCCGTTCCATTCAGCACGGTACGCTGGGTTAGCTCCGATCGATAGGTGAGTGAAGCTCCCCAGTGTACCGTGTTCGGCGAGTGGTGCTCGATACTCCTCAAGCCCCTCAAGGCTCGCTTGCAGATTGATCAGGTCGATAGAAACGGCAAGCTGGTTGGAGAGAACGAACGTCTCGTCTGCATCGTGAGCGCCCTCACGTTCCGCTTGTGCAAGCTCCTCAAGGGTCGCCGGTGTTGCTGCCCAGACCAGCCGAATATCGTCACTTCGAGCAATCTCCAGCGGAGACTGTGGCCGTGCTGGCTGAGTCGCCACGGTCACCGAGTCACCAACTTCTGATTGGAGGAATGGCTCGTGGATGCGCGAGGGTGTAAACAGTACATCTGTGTCGAAGTGCTGAACAATGTCCTGCAGCTGTTCCCCTCGACATTGTTGCATTGCGAAATCTGGGAGCACAGTGAGTCCGATCATGGCCCCAGACCCCCATCTGGACGAACCCCAGAGAGTGAGCAGCACAACGCCGGTAACTCAGCCGACGTCTGGATATACCCACTCATAGGACGTTTCACCTCTGTTCGCCCTCCGCCAGTGCCAGATTGCAGTCGTTGCGGAACCGACAACCCGCACATTGTTTCCAGTGATTGGCACCTGTCGGGTCACCACCATCGCGCCAGAAGGCAGCGTACTGGCGGAGTTGCTTTCCCTGCTCCGGGTCTCGCTTATATCCCAGAGGGTGGCGACGAATATTCGGGTGGATCGTCGACTCATCA
Proteins encoded in this region:
- a CDS encoding ribonuclease H-like domain-containing protein gives rise to the protein MIGLTVLPDFAMQQCRGEQLQDIVQHFDTDVLFTPSRIHEPFLQSEVGDSVTVATQPARPQSPLEIARSDDIRLVWAATPATLEELAQAEREGAHDADETFVLSNQLAVSIDLINLQASLEGLEEYRAPLAEHGTLGSFTHLSIGANPAYRAEWNGVDVQGVMPGANEQQGTTQAGVAHFQLQKGGLTGSRTRKLGDFGLRAVTQVGASRLQTLREAGIHSRGELATASVREIADLSGIGDSLARTIIESAQVLAAGEVRKAPDASLPTSDPIFIDIETDGLNPTMVWLIGVLIREPEERYMSFIETDPTNPAQALEMFLSWLSEFGDNRPIVAYNGWEFDFPVIEEHVTEHCPEYLAVWQDAWKFDLYDWVVSENNALLPGVTNKLDDVAPALGWDSADTGLTGAEVGRLFQRYAENPCQATELDWDRHKRYCENDVRALAYVYDTIRDTTNRMSRGGGNGGTASSSSKTSSQGTLSDF